A stretch of the Methanosarcinales archaeon genome encodes the following:
- a CDS encoding geranylgeranyl reductase family protein, producing MTPEESYDIIVIGAGPAGSTAAKYAAENGASVLLIDKKKDLGSPIQCGGFLPHYEELQELLPSAELPSTLEKIPTSVIHTSTHIHRFISPNLDPKEFVVEADVLDRSRFDKHLAREAVKSGADLMVSTRADSIQGDTVAVRGVLGEYNIKGSIIIGADGPTSLAAKTAGLIDRNDEMGRATALEYELVGVDIDHDAVEMYFGRDYAPGGYGWIISQGGDTANIGVGIRRPLCEPGVSVQDYLHRFMYEHPRAAPMLEDTKITAVISGIVPVGGAPSSTVEGNIMICGDAAGHLIATNGGGIPTAMVGGKIAGETAADAVSGKRQLSEYDTLWREQMGLEIKTSVYVKKLMDGLMRSDPMMSTAMKMITPDQMKALQRGRLPETVKKLLTSFNAGIR from the coding sequence ATGACACCTGAAGAATCCTATGACATTATCGTGATCGGAGCAGGTCCTGCCGGTTCCACTGCTGCCAAATATGCGGCAGAGAACGGCGCAAGTGTGCTGCTTATCGACAAGAAAAAAGATCTTGGTTCACCTATTCAGTGCGGCGGATTCCTGCCCCATTATGAAGAACTGCAAGAGCTCTTACCCAGTGCTGAACTGCCGTCCACATTGGAGAAAATCCCAACCAGCGTTATACACACATCCACTCATATCCACAGGTTCATATCTCCCAACCTGGATCCCAAGGAATTTGTAGTGGAAGCAGATGTACTGGATAGAAGCAGGTTTGATAAACATCTGGCCAGGGAAGCGGTCAAATCCGGTGCTGACCTGATGGTAAGTACCAGGGCTGATTCCATACAAGGTGATACCGTGGCTGTTCGCGGTGTATTAGGGGAATACAATATCAAAGGTAGCATAATAATAGGAGCAGATGGTCCCACTTCATTGGCTGCAAAGACAGCAGGTCTGATAGACCGAAATGATGAGATGGGCCGGGCCACGGCACTGGAATACGAACTGGTGGGAGTGGATATTGACCATGATGCGGTAGAGATGTACTTTGGCAGGGATTATGCACCAGGCGGTTACGGCTGGATAATCAGCCAGGGCGGGGATACTGCCAATATCGGTGTGGGTATCAGGCGTCCCCTGTGCGAGCCCGGTGTTTCTGTCCAGGATTACCTGCACAGGTTCATGTATGAGCATCCAAGGGCTGCGCCCATGCTGGAAGATACTAAGATCACTGCGGTAATCAGCGGTATCGTGCCAGTGGGAGGTGCACCATCCAGTACAGTGGAAGGAAATATCATGATCTGCGGGGATGCGGCCGGACACCTGATTGCTACCAACGGCGGCGGCATACCCACTGCCATGGTAGGGGGTAAGATAGCAGGGGAAACGGCAGCTGATGCAGTATCAGGCAAACGCCAGCTTAGTGAGTATGATACCCTGTGGCGGGAACAGATGGGGCTTGAGATCAAGACCTCGGTCTATGTCAAAAAATTAATGGACGGGCTCATGAGGTCAGATCCAATGATGAGTACGGCCATGAAGATGATAACACCGGACCAGATGAAGGCATTACAGCGAGGCCGCCTGCCCGAAACAGTTAAGAAGCTGCTTACCAGTTTCAATGCCGGTATAAGGTAA